The window CTGTAATGCCGGGGCGCATGTCGAGTCGCTGCTTTTCAAAGGGGCCATACTGTGCCACTTGTTCGGGAATTGTTGGACGCGGCCCTACGATACTCATGTCTTTTTTGAGCACGTTAAACAACTGCGGCAACTCATCGATGCCCCAACGCCGCATGAAGCTGCCAAATGGGGTGACCATGGCTTGCGGATTTGTTACTTCGTGTGCGCCCTGGTATAAGGTCCTGAATTTGTAAATCCAGAATCGCTGTCCCTTAAGGCCAACGCGTTCCTGTTTGAAGAAAATGGGCCGGCCGCTTTCAAGCAGGATAGCCAGCATGATCACCAAAAATAACGGGGAAAAAAGGATGAGAAGCGCAAGGGCCAGAAGTACATCAGCAGTTCTTTTCAGTATGAGATACATAGACTTGAGAATAGAAGTGCAGTAGAGAGGGTACGTACAAACAAATCAATCCTCCGGGAATTATTTGTTTGTTGTTAAAGGTTACAAGTTCAAGGTTGCAGGTTTTTCTTATGCTAGACGCACAGATGCGGTATTGCCTCGCAAAAGGCTTGCCGTATAATGCT is drawn from Bacteroidota bacterium and contains these coding sequences:
- a CDS encoding sugar transferase, giving the protein MYLILKRTADVLLALALLILFSPLFLVIMLAILLESGRPIFFKQERVGLKGQRFWIYKFRTLYQGAHEVTNPQAMVTPFGSFMRRWGIDELPQLFNVLKKDMSIVGPRPTIPEQVAQYGPFEKQRLDMRPGITGWAQIHGRNAIDWPQRIQLDVEYIEQANLIKDTSILLRTPFSLLNGKENTYGPRGQNVDFVGAEELPVESPI